Genomic segment of Trueperaceae bacterium:
TACACGAGCACCCCCGACCCCGGGGCGAAGGCGCTGAGGTAGGCGACGTGGATGTCGGGCATGACGCGCACCGCCGGCTCCGGCAACGCCAACGCTTGCGCCGCCGTCATGGCCAGCGTCAGCGCGTCGGGCGAGCCGGGCTCGAGCCCGGTGACGCCCGCGACCACGCGCACCGGGCGCGCGGTCGAGCCGACCTCGGCAAGGAGTGCCGCCAGTCGCTCCAGCGCGGCTTCCCGCTCGTCCGTGCGCAGCTGGATGGCCGAGATCGGCCCGCCGCTGCCGCGCGCCAGCTCGTCGCCCGACTCGCCCACGAGGAGCCAACGGGTGCTCGAGCCGCCGGCGTCGAGCCCAAGGTAGGCGCCCGGGGCATCAGCCACGCATGGCCTCCGCCGCCAGGTCCGTCAGGCTCTCGGCGTGGTCTTCGCCCAGCGAGTCGGAGGCGACGAGCCAGACGCTCACGACGTCGTCGCCCTCCGCCCCGAAGGGGAGCGGCGCGAGGGCGAGCCAGCCCGCCGCCGCCTCAGCCGCGAGCTCGGAGCGCAGCGCGACGCCGACGCCCGCCCCGGCCAACACCGCGGCGCGCATGGCGCCAGGGCTGGGGACGGGGGTCTGCGCCGCGGCGGCGAGGCCGGCGCGGCGCAACAGCGCCCGGGCGCGTTCCCCGACGACGCTCGGCGCGGCCGGCAGGAGCCACTTGACGAGCCCGAGCGCCGCCGTGCCGCTGCGGGTGTCTCGGGGGCCGGCCTCGCGCGACGACTCGTGCGCGAGGCCCGCGGGCTCGGTGCCCGAGCGTGCGGGACCAGTGCGCAGCGCGCCCTCGCCGGGCAGCGCCGCGAGCACGAGCCGCTCCTCGCCGGCGCGCAGCACGCGCAGGCCCGGCTCGCCCCCGGCCGGCGCGCTCAACGTGACGGCGGCCGGCAGCTCGCCGCGGCGCACGGCGTTCACCAGGGCATCCGAGTGGGCCTCCACTAGTTCAACCTCTATGCGCGAGGTCGCTGCCGCGCCCGCGAGGCGCGCGACGAGGTGCGGGCTGACGCCGCAGCGGACCTTGCCGAGGGCGCCGCCGGCCGGGTCCATCAAGGTCCCGGCTTCGAGCAACGCTGCCTTCAGCGCG
This window contains:
- a CDS encoding LysR family transcriptional regulator, yielding MPGSPDADQLLTLLAVAEAGNESAAAERLGVGQSSVSRRLAALQKLSEAPLTHRAATGTRLTSAGAALLGPARALKAALLEAGTLMDPAGGALGKVRCGVSPHLVARLAGAAATSRIEVELVEAHSDALVNAVRRGELPAAVTLSAPAGGEPGLRVLRAGEERLVLAALPGEGALRTGPARSGTEPAGLAHESSREAGPRDTRSGTAALGLVKWLLPAAPSVVGERARALLRRAGLAAAAQTPVPSPGAMRAAVLAGAGVGVALRSELAAEAAAGWLALAPLPFGAEGDDVVSVWLVASDSLGEDHAESLTDLAAEAMRG